Proteins encoded by one window of Cellvibrio sp. KY-GH-1:
- the tssM gene encoding type VI secretion system membrane subunit TssM — protein sequence MRKLFDFIIHPVLWKLILLVILALAIWFIGPLFAIAEWRPLEPVLHRGLLIFSVLFYFGVKKLLGVWRERRVNERFMQALANKGASDIQSSSVLDELGKNFALAMTHLKSSTANARTGFFSSMRQRFVYQFPWYVFIGAPGSGKTTALINSGLQFPLTDVLGRESLKGVGGTRNCDWWFTEDAVFIDTAGRYITHESHAQQDKDEWAGFLGLLKKFRPRQPLNGAVLTISIADLLTGSEQSRNQHAAIIRARLGELSNSLGINFPVYILITKADLLGGFSDYFSMLSKEDRDQVLGFSFSDQSAHTSPLARDITPVSTDLAVRVRQELDLLGQRLFDGLSDLLVRETDITRRAHSFAFPQNFANCLPSIADLIEKIFSGVDVSGVQLRGVYFASGTQEGTPFDRVLGALGRRFGVSSSINTQRKMVSGRSYFLKDLITRVILPEAHLAGKNRRAEKRELLIGLIVHSLILLACATFIFLLVGSYLKNRDYLISVDQKVALISSAVDKTSAADIRGIVDYLPLLNALCCVADGDTFAVLSPPLEMTYGLYQGEKLDAATQRTYARALQETLLPWVSRRLQQLLVDSGDQDMNNTYQTLKAYLMLNQAEHYNPAQLLAYVEADIERHFAAGISREQQAGLIFHLRQLFGAEAQMSPYAMDEKLVLSTRRSLSGFSFAERAYQTIKVDLLQQSALADVSFLTAGGAKSNFVFERNSGKPLSDGVPGLFTRKGYKEIFLPAVQDQLKATVVEESWVLGEYSSFSEKELTAERMTDIEQVLIRLYLQDYSSFWDSYLIDLRLISTRSMSESIDVARILSASDSPLWQLVSNFSPELSLGKDLSLTSQIAGKEVKRRIAEKTSGFDQSLQGLAANLTRSDAVESVVDGRFKEMIELTHGANKETEKNTLLKLFNEVYLGLSNADFSIRSGARSLENDDAMFKVRSEAARYPIPVRTILEGLTDEGKRQTEGGIRGALNAELDSSIGEFCRMAISGRYPIDRRSTRDVTFADFSKMFAPAGLMDSFFNENLRTITDTTGRVWTMRQAADVPLPITSFQQAARIRDVFFPAAVRAPMLNFEYKVLEMDAGISQLSMDFDGQLFQYAHGPQIPRSVSWPGPLGSNQIRIELSGADLNRKTLVVNGPWAIMRLFDLGERRQLLPEKFVTTLFIHGQKVVLEVTATSVNNPFYLAELASFSCPARR from the coding sequence ATGCGCAAATTATTTGATTTTATCATTCATCCGGTGTTGTGGAAGCTGATCCTGCTCGTGATTCTTGCGCTGGCTATTTGGTTTATTGGGCCCCTTTTTGCGATTGCAGAATGGCGCCCGTTGGAGCCAGTATTGCATCGTGGGCTATTGATCTTTTCGGTGCTTTTCTATTTTGGAGTAAAAAAATTACTTGGCGTTTGGCGTGAGCGGCGTGTGAATGAGCGGTTTATGCAGGCACTGGCTAACAAAGGTGCGAGCGATATCCAATCCAGTTCAGTGTTGGATGAGCTAGGGAAAAACTTTGCGTTGGCCATGACGCATTTAAAAAGTTCTACTGCCAATGCGCGCACGGGTTTTTTTAGTAGTATGCGTCAGCGCTTTGTCTATCAATTTCCCTGGTATGTATTTATCGGTGCCCCCGGCTCTGGCAAAACCACGGCGCTAATTAATAGCGGATTGCAATTTCCATTAACCGATGTATTGGGGCGTGAGTCGCTTAAAGGTGTCGGCGGTACACGCAATTGTGACTGGTGGTTTACCGAAGATGCAGTGTTTATAGATACGGCGGGCCGCTATATAACGCACGAAAGCCATGCTCAACAGGATAAGGATGAGTGGGCTGGCTTTTTGGGGTTGCTTAAAAAATTTAGACCGCGACAACCATTGAATGGCGCTGTGCTAACTATTTCTATTGCTGATTTGTTAACTGGGTCAGAGCAGAGCCGCAATCAGCACGCAGCGATTATCCGAGCGCGCCTGGGTGAGTTAAGTAATTCGCTCGGTATTAATTTCCCGGTTTATATTTTAATTACCAAAGCTGATTTACTGGGCGGTTTTTCCGATTACTTTAGTATGCTGAGCAAAGAGGATCGCGATCAGGTATTGGGTTTTAGTTTTTCAGACCAATCAGCGCACACGTCACCCCTCGCACGCGACATAACACCTGTATCCACTGATCTAGCTGTGCGGGTTAGACAAGAATTGGATCTGCTCGGGCAGCGTTTATTTGATGGTTTGTCTGATTTGCTCGTACGCGAAACGGATATTACTCGCCGTGCACACAGCTTCGCTTTTCCGCAAAATTTTGCCAACTGTTTACCCTCGATTGCCGATCTCATTGAGAAAATTTTTTCGGGGGTAGATGTGTCCGGCGTGCAGTTGCGCGGCGTCTATTTTGCCAGTGGCACGCAGGAAGGAACTCCATTTGATCGCGTGTTAGGTGCCTTGGGGCGAAGGTTTGGTGTGAGTTCCAGTATTAATACTCAGAGGAAAATGGTGTCCGGACGCAGTTATTTTCTAAAGGATTTAATCACGCGAGTTATTTTGCCGGAAGCACATTTGGCAGGGAAAAATCGTCGCGCGGAAAAGAGGGAGCTGCTGATTGGCTTGATTGTTCACAGTCTTATACTGTTGGCCTGTGCAACATTTATATTTTTACTTGTGGGTAGCTATCTTAAAAATCGCGACTATCTCATCAGTGTTGACCAAAAAGTAGCGCTAATTAGTTCGGCGGTGGATAAGACCTCCGCCGCAGATATACGGGGAATTGTTGATTACCTGCCATTGCTAAATGCGCTTTGTTGCGTTGCGGATGGCGATACTTTTGCTGTTCTATCTCCGCCGCTTGAAATGACCTACGGTTTGTATCAAGGCGAAAAATTAGATGCAGCAACCCAGCGCACTTATGCACGCGCATTGCAGGAAACATTGCTTCCTTGGGTTTCACGCCGATTGCAGCAACTATTGGTGGATAGTGGCGATCAGGATATGAATAACACTTACCAAACGTTAAAAGCCTATTTAATGCTGAACCAGGCTGAGCACTATAATCCTGCTCAGTTGCTCGCCTATGTAGAGGCGGATATTGAGCGCCACTTTGCCGCCGGTATCTCTCGCGAGCAGCAAGCGGGATTGATATTTCATTTGCGTCAATTGTTTGGTGCTGAGGCGCAGATGTCTCCTTATGCGATGGACGAGAAATTAGTGTTGTCCACGCGCCGTTCTTTAAGTGGGTTTTCATTTGCGGAGCGTGCATATCAAACTATCAAGGTAGATCTGTTGCAACAGTCTGCGCTCGCTGATGTTTCTTTTTTAACGGCAGGTGGAGCCAAGAGCAATTTTGTTTTTGAACGCAATAGTGGCAAGCCGTTAAGTGATGGCGTTCCCGGCTTATTTACTCGCAAAGGGTATAAGGAAATATTTTTGCCTGCCGTGCAAGATCAATTAAAAGCAACGGTGGTAGAAGAATCCTGGGTGTTAGGGGAGTATTCGTCATTTAGCGAAAAAGAACTTACAGCGGAGCGTATGACTGATATAGAGCAAGTACTGATACGGCTTTATTTGCAAGACTATTCCAGTTTTTGGGATTCTTATTTGATCGATTTGCGTTTGATTTCCACGCGCTCTATGTCGGAGTCGATAGATGTTGCACGTATATTGTCGGCATCAGACTCACCTTTGTGGCAGCTGGTAAGCAATTTCTCGCCTGAGTTAAGCCTTGGAAAAGATCTGTCGCTGACCTCGCAAATAGCTGGCAAGGAAGTTAAACGGCGTATTGCCGAGAAAACATCAGGGTTTGATCAATCCTTGCAAGGATTAGCTGCTAATTTGACCCGCTCCGATGCGGTCGAATCAGTTGTGGATGGTAGATTTAAGGAAATGATTGAATTAACTCACGGAGCTAATAAAGAAACTGAAAAAAACACGTTGCTGAAATTATTTAATGAGGTTTACCTCGGCTTATCCAATGCTGATTTTTCGATTCGCAGTGGCGCAAGAAGTTTGGAAAACGACGACGCAATGTTTAAGGTTCGCTCCGAGGCGGCGCGCTATCCAATTCCGGTGCGTACCATTTTAGAAGGATTAACGGATGAGGGAAAGCGCCAGACAGAGGGCGGAATTCGCGGCGCGCTCAATGCGGAATTGGATAGCTCTATCGGTGAGTTTTGTCGTATGGCAATCAGCGGACGCTATCCCATTGATCGACGTTCGACGCGTGACGTCACCTTTGCCGATTTTTCCAAAATGTTTGCCCCGGCGGGATTAATGGATAGCTTTTTTAACGAAAATCTGCGAACAATCACCGATACGACCGGGCGTGTTTGGACGATGCGTCAAGCTGCCGATGTCCCACTACCTATTACTTCATTTCAGCAAGCGGCACGTATTCGCGATGTATTTTTTCCGGCAGCGGTGCGTGCACCCATGTTAAATTTTGAATATAAAGTGCTGGAAATGGATGCCGGCATCAGTCAGTTATCCATGGATTTTGACGGGCAGCTTTTTCAATACGCACATGGCCCACAAATCCCACGCTCTGTGAGCTGGCCGGGGCCTTTGGGTAGTAATCAAATTCGTATCGAATTGAGCGGGGCTGACCTTAATCGCAAAACATTGGTAGTGAATGGCCCTTGGGCAATTATGCGCTTGTTTGATTTGGGTGAGCGTAGGCAGCTATTGCCGGAAAAGTTTGTAACAACTTTGTTTATCCATGGCCAAAAAGTAGTGCTGGAAGTTACCGCTACCAGCGTAAACAATCCCTTTTATCTTGCTGAGTTGGCGAGTTTCTCTTGTCCGGCTCGGCGTTAA
- the icmH gene encoding type IVB secretion system protein IcmH/DotU, whose protein sequence is MLDIESFGENESRTFVVPNPGGRARTTSEANTRSVFLDVPDETPPAASALLRCANPLLNMIYQVRTLVHNSDPSQLRNYLIDEIKKFEQRAKADAIPAETIAAARYCLCTVIDETAAQTPWGGGGMWAKYSLLVTFHNETWGGEKFFQILARVTQTPAVHRDLIELMFFCISLGFEGRYKIVPNGQAQLELLRLRLVEIVAELKGEREKSLSAHWQGIIKPRPPIWTLLPVWVSALLCTVLVFSVFVFLAFKLSDSSDRVFARILQTPVPLFKEKVAPVAIEGQITRLLQDEIARKLVSVREGGGVAVVTLMGDGLFPSGSVSLSLAYVPVINKISVAIRDFGKGAVVSGYTDNIPIRSARFPSNWHLSLERARAVAAVLDAGLALKVQGLGEAEALTSNDTPAGRALNRRVEVKILLKSAQ, encoded by the coding sequence ATGCTTGATATAGAAAGTTTTGGTGAAAATGAATCGCGCACTTTTGTCGTACCTAACCCAGGTGGTCGGGCAAGAACGACTTCGGAGGCCAATACTCGTTCAGTATTTCTTGATGTGCCCGATGAAACCCCTCCGGCTGCCAGCGCCTTGTTGCGCTGCGCTAATCCACTACTCAATATGATTTACCAGGTGCGTACCCTGGTACACAATTCCGATCCATCGCAACTGCGCAATTATTTAATTGATGAGATAAAAAAATTTGAGCAGCGCGCAAAAGCTGATGCCATTCCTGCAGAGACTATCGCTGCGGCACGTTATTGTTTATGTACCGTCATTGATGAAACCGCTGCCCAGACACCCTGGGGCGGTGGTGGTATGTGGGCAAAATACAGCTTACTGGTAACGTTTCATAATGAGACCTGGGGAGGAGAGAAATTTTTTCAGATTCTTGCTCGAGTTACCCAAACACCTGCAGTGCATCGTGATTTGATTGAGCTGATGTTTTTTTGTATCTCGCTAGGTTTTGAGGGCCGTTACAAAATTGTCCCAAACGGCCAGGCTCAACTTGAGTTGCTGCGGTTGCGTTTGGTTGAAATAGTTGCTGAGCTTAAGGGCGAGCGAGAAAAATCTTTGTCGGCACATTGGCAGGGAATTATTAAGCCTCGCCCACCTATTTGGACATTACTACCGGTCTGGGTGTCGGCGCTCTTGTGCACTGTTTTAGTGTTCTCGGTATTTGTGTTTCTCGCGTTCAAACTCTCTGATAGTTCGGATCGGGTGTTTGCTCGGATTTTACAAACTCCTGTTCCCTTGTTTAAAGAAAAAGTGGCCCCCGTTGCAATCGAGGGGCAGATTACCAGATTGTTGCAGGATGAAATTGCCCGGAAGCTCGTGAGCGTCCGTGAAGGTGGCGGTGTTGCTGTTGTGACATTGATGGGGGATGGATTGTTTCCCTCAGGAAGTGTTTCTCTCAGCCTAGCTTATGTGCCAGTGATCAATAAAATTAGCGTTGCCATCCGTGATTTTGGCAAGGGTGCTGTTGTCTCTGGTTATACCGATAATATTCCTATCCGTAGCGCGCGTTTTCCTTCCAATTGGCATCTTTCACTGGAGCGCGCACGTGCGGTTGCCGCAGTTTTGGATGCGGGACTTGCGCTAAAAGTGCAGGGGCTAGGTGAGGCGGAAGCGCTGACGTCCAACGATACCCCTGCCGGCAGAGCACTGAATCGCCGTGTAGAAGTAAAAATTTTATTGAAATCCGCTCAATAG
- the tssK gene encoding type VI secretion system baseplate subunit TssK: protein MDAFKKVVWCEGMFLRPQHFQQQERYLEQMRHQRAQAPANYFWGFRNLRIDSAALSQGIIAVTEAEGIFPDGTPFAFSLPQEAPAPLVIGEGVNDQLVYLALPAQQHQSELVAFDPLEQSLARYGVEDFLAEDINSIGGEPAELQIARPRLRLLLQTELTDSWVALGMLRIVERRADRQLAIDPLYIPALISVFASSTLTHLINEVLGLVRQRADVLSTRISQAGRGGISEVGEFLMLQLLNRSEPLIAHLLQGRGLGPETAYLQLIALCGELATFASDSRRCEHLPAYWHDDAEQSFHSLVQLLRRYLSTVLEQNAIEIPLIEKNYGVRIGQVVDRELFNSCQFVLAVRASVPTDTLKQSFPRQIKLGSVDKIRDLVNLQLPGILIQSLPIAPRQIPYHTGSHYFELDTGSEMWKAFVSSGTIAMHIAGDFPDLEIQCWAIRR, encoded by the coding sequence ATGGATGCATTTAAAAAAGTTGTCTGGTGCGAAGGGATGTTTTTGCGCCCACAACATTTTCAGCAGCAAGAGCGTTATCTCGAGCAAATGCGACATCAACGCGCCCAAGCGCCAGCTAATTATTTTTGGGGGTTTCGAAACCTGCGAATCGATTCTGCGGCCTTAAGTCAGGGAATTATTGCCGTTACAGAGGCCGAAGGAATTTTTCCCGACGGAACTCCCTTTGCGTTTTCTCTGCCCCAAGAGGCGCCAGCGCCCTTGGTTATTGGCGAGGGTGTGAATGACCAGCTCGTCTATTTAGCGTTACCCGCGCAACAACACCAGTCTGAATTGGTCGCTTTTGATCCACTGGAACAGAGTCTGGCGCGCTATGGAGTGGAAGATTTCCTCGCGGAAGATATCAACTCAATTGGCGGTGAACCAGCGGAGCTACAGATTGCCAGGCCGCGTCTGCGTTTATTGTTGCAAACTGAGTTAACAGATTCATGGGTTGCCCTTGGCATGTTACGTATTGTTGAGCGCCGGGCGGATCGACAATTAGCGATAGATCCTTTGTACATTCCCGCGCTTATATCGGTGTTTGCCTCTTCCACATTGACTCATCTGATTAATGAAGTTCTGGGTTTGGTGCGTCAGCGGGCAGATGTCCTTAGTACTCGCATTAGTCAGGCTGGCAGAGGAGGCATCTCTGAAGTTGGGGAATTTTTGATGCTGCAGCTATTGAATCGCAGTGAGCCATTGATAGCGCATCTATTGCAAGGACGTGGCCTCGGCCCTGAAACGGCCTATTTACAGCTGATCGCACTGTGCGGAGAACTAGCTACGTTTGCGAGTGATAGCCGACGGTGCGAGCATTTGCCGGCCTACTGGCATGATGACGCGGAACAATCTTTCCATAGCTTGGTGCAGCTACTACGTCGTTATTTATCCACTGTGTTGGAGCAGAACGCCATAGAAATTCCGCTGATAGAAAAAAATTACGGTGTGCGTATTGGCCAGGTTGTTGATCGCGAGCTATTTAACTCCTGCCAATTTGTCTTGGCTGTTCGTGCAAGTGTTCCCACTGATACGTTAAAGCAAAGTTTTCCCCGGCAAATAAAATTAGGCTCAGTGGATAAAATTCGCGATTTGGTTAACTTGCAGCTACCAGGAATATTAATTCAATCCTTGCCCATAGCTCCGCGCCAAATTCCTTATCACACCGGCAGTCATTATTTTGAATTGGATACCGGTTCTGAAATGTGGAAAGCCTTTGTGTCCTCAGGAACTATCGCTATGCATATCGCTGGTGATTTTCCCGATTTGGAGATTCAATGTTGGGCGATTCGCCGCTAA
- the tssJ gene encoding type VI secretion system lipoprotein TssJ → MNHQKFFYKIPSLGITLRMLFVVLMTWLLVSCANSGQPKKVITLELVAAENLNPDINGRPSPVAITVYQLANASGFRKGDYMSLTENGKQLLGKDLLAMHTVNLRPGQRLVLEYPITRGESALGVVVGYRVIDYSGWQLVYEYPRQGSGFWSRFGGKEVLAHRVLVEKNRIQFDSSSKEH, encoded by the coding sequence ATGAATCACCAGAAATTTTTTTATAAAATTCCGAGTCTGGGGATTACCCTGCGCATGCTGTTTGTTGTCTTAATGACATGGTTGTTGGTGTCTTGTGCTAACAGCGGGCAACCTAAAAAAGTAATCACATTGGAATTGGTCGCTGCAGAAAATTTGAATCCGGATATTAACGGGCGGCCTTCGCCAGTGGCCATTACAGTTTATCAATTGGCAAATGCGTCAGGGTTTCGTAAAGGTGATTACATGTCGCTTACCGAAAATGGCAAGCAATTGCTGGGTAAGGATTTGCTCGCTATGCATACCGTAAACTTGCGCCCTGGGCAGCGCCTGGTATTGGAATATCCAATTACTAGGGGTGAAAGCGCTTTGGGTGTGGTAGTGGGCTATAGAGTCATCGATTACAGTGGTTGGCAGCTGGTGTATGAGTATCCTCGCCAGGGGAGTGGTTTTTGGTCACGTTTTGGTGGCAAAGAGGTTTTAGCACACCGCGTGCTCGTTGAAAAAAACAGGATTCAATTTGACTCATCTTCCAAAGAACATTAA
- a CDS encoding PP2C family serine/threonine-protein phosphatase, which produces MSAYLASSGMTIEYATLSRQGARDYNEDACGYWTSDEGACFIVADGAGGHGGGDVASETAVKTFLMGFSEQPAIDKHFVDQLLQQADSAIRYGQTLANQLKKMSTTVACLFLNDDAGLAQWTHLGDTRIYLIRRRQCRQLTKDHSLLQRFLDNKTLSAEMAQSSIARNILYAALGTGEEIYFESLESPFQLQEGDAFLLCSDGFWEGVDQDLMVATLGLAGSAEEWLIRMEQIVLERNSAAQDNYSALAVWIGGPNDITLSFSGASPMSALLENS; this is translated from the coding sequence ATGAGTGCTTACCTTGCCAGTTCGGGCATGACTATCGAGTATGCCACTCTTTCACGGCAAGGCGCACGCGATTATAACGAAGACGCCTGCGGTTATTGGACTTCAGATGAGGGGGCGTGCTTTATTGTTGCAGATGGAGCGGGTGGCCATGGCGGTGGCGACGTTGCATCGGAAACCGCCGTTAAAACATTTTTAATGGGTTTCTCTGAGCAACCTGCGATAGATAAGCATTTTGTCGATCAATTATTGCAGCAAGCCGACTCTGCAATTCGTTACGGCCAAACACTGGCCAATCAATTAAAAAAAATGAGTACCACTGTCGCCTGCCTGTTTTTAAATGATGATGCAGGCTTGGCCCAGTGGACTCATCTGGGCGATACACGTATTTATTTAATTCGTCGCCGGCAGTGCAGGCAGCTCACTAAAGATCACAGTTTGTTACAGCGCTTTCTCGATAATAAAACTCTTTCTGCCGAAATGGCTCAATCCAGCATTGCTCGCAATATTCTTTATGCGGCGTTGGGAACAGGAGAAGAAATATATTTTGAGTCGCTGGAAAGCCCTTTTCAATTGCAAGAAGGCGATGCGTTTTTGTTGTGTTCTGATGGTTTTTGGGAGGGTGTTGATCAAGATCTTATGGTGGCTACCCTGGGGTTGGCCGGCTCGGCGGAGGAATGGTTAATTCGCATGGAGCAAATAGTACTTGAACGTAATTCAGCGGCTCAAGATAACTATAGCGCCCTGGCGGTCTGGATTGGTGGGCCAAACGACATAACGCTTAGCTTTAGTGGCGCGAGCCCTATGTCTGCATTACTGGAAAATAGTTGA
- the tagH gene encoding type VI secretion system-associated FHA domain protein TagH, translating to MSSRSQLKLAAVSFNGEAVSPDAASCEFWSNEKITLGRNGSNNLVLDDPSRVISRVQASLSPKDPSSMHIVNLSASTSIFVNAQELLPGERGVLSCNDSLMVGAYVLQLSANNFEDNNLASISSRFFENPAATPGYIPEDADFFSVNNSGVSEPTSTAGDEYCFVSDGGLLQSESQSTDFLLDQLLAKKTVTEFTVGTESVGSSVVVSPDELVDSLSSLLVEKNDFPIFSSNRDRSLEIESLFVVPRPVATQPMGLEVCATEHPVADSQRVFPQSPESVEAGVRASDDDCRMALARALQLDIHKLPAFTPAFFERLGGVLLHLTAGTVNMMHGRAQVKHEMRADVTIIAASGNNPLKFAPDAQSAIAHLLGDPVPGFLRAKEAIDDAVDDLLAHQIGLVSGARAAVYEVMKNFSPERMQKYLATKNIIDSLLPMAKRSKLWELYEAHYAELAGNAREEFELRFQQAFAQAYEQEIDKMCAGREAV from the coding sequence ATGTCATCCCGCTCACAACTAAAACTCGCAGCCGTAAGTTTTAATGGTGAAGCTGTGTCGCCAGATGCAGCGAGCTGCGAGTTTTGGTCCAATGAAAAAATTACGCTCGGCCGAAACGGCAGCAATAATCTAGTGCTGGATGATCCGTCGCGCGTCATTTCCCGTGTGCAAGCAAGCTTGTCACCTAAAGATCCTTCATCGATGCATATCGTGAATTTAAGCGCTTCAACTAGCATATTTGTTAATGCGCAAGAATTGCTGCCCGGTGAAAGAGGCGTGTTGAGTTGTAATGACAGCTTAATGGTAGGTGCTTATGTGCTTCAGTTAAGTGCGAATAATTTTGAGGATAATAATTTAGCATCGATATCATCACGTTTTTTTGAAAATCCTGCCGCGACACCAGGTTATATTCCTGAGGATGCCGACTTTTTTTCTGTAAATAATTCAGGTGTATCAGAGCCGACTTCAACAGCAGGTGATGAATATTGCTTTGTTTCCGACGGCGGGTTGTTGCAATCTGAAAGTCAATCCACCGATTTTCTACTCGATCAATTGCTGGCAAAAAAAACTGTGACGGAATTTACAGTAGGGACTGAATCAGTTGGTTCAAGTGTCGTTGTTTCTCCCGATGAGTTGGTGGATTCATTGAGTTCACTGTTAGTGGAGAAAAATGATTTTCCGATTTTCTCTTCGAATCGGGATCGCTCACTGGAAATTGAATCACTTTTTGTTGTGCCCCGTCCCGTGGCAACACAGCCGATGGGTCTAGAGGTGTGCGCTACTGAGCATCCTGTAGCTGATTCGCAAAGAGTGTTTCCGCAAAGCCCTGAGTCAGTAGAAGCGGGAGTGAGGGCATCAGATGATGATTGTCGAATGGCGCTAGCGCGCGCTTTGCAATTGGATATTCATAAATTGCCAGCCTTTACCCCTGCGTTTTTTGAGCGGCTCGGTGGCGTATTGCTGCATCTTACTGCCGGTACCGTGAACATGATGCATGGGCGTGCGCAGGTAAAACACGAAATGCGTGCTGATGTCACTATTATCGCTGCATCTGGCAACAACCCGTTGAAATTTGCTCCCGATGCTCAGTCGGCTATTGCGCACCTATTGGGTGATCCTGTGCCGGGCTTTTTGCGCGCTAAGGAAGCGATAGATGATGCAGTTGATGATTTGCTTGCGCACCAAATTGGTTTGGTTTCTGGAGCGCGCGCCGCTGTCTATGAAGTGATGAAAAATTTCAGTCCCGAGAGAATGCAAAAATATCTCGCCACCAAAAATATTATTGACTCGCTGCTACCAATGGCGAAAAGATCGAAGCTGTGGGAGTTGTACGAGGCGCATTACGCAGAGCTTGCTGGAAACGCACGAGAGGAGTTTGAATTGCGCTTTCAGCAAGCATTTGCGCAGGCATACGAGCAGGAAATTGACAAGATGTGTGCTGGGAGGGAGGCCGTATGA